The genome window AGCTGTTAAAGTTGTGTATTAAATTGCAAGTTGGGGAGATTCCTGTAATATATGTGTACCTGGTAATCTTTACTTGGCCAAGTCCAGATTGCATTGTTCTAAAGATTGGTGTGAGTGTAAATTGTCTGGAACCCTCACCTTGCCAGCTATGTTATCTGCTCCCTGCCCACTGCCCACCATATATAATCAACATTCTTGGAATGCTCCTGCCCAAGCTCTACCTTTTCCTCACTTGAACATTTTATGCATACTGCTTTCTCACTATTAATAAATTCTAAAAGTAtcaatttcattatatatatatatatatatatatatatatatatatatatatataactctttGCATATAGTACAGTTTTTCTAGTGTCGTTTGTGGTTTGCAAGTTATTACACTAAAAAAGAGTTTACCTAACTTGACTTAACTTTATTcactttaataaattaattactgaCTCACTACTCGTATAGTATTCTTAATTTGAACAGTTTAGTTACTGACCTACTACCctatagtatatttatataaataaacctTTTCCCCATATTATATATTGCAAGGgggagttaattctattttcatCCTACATTTATAGGTGTTagttcacttcttttttttaatcaaaacatctccttttgatcctaatattattgtgacatgatcatttttttttatccccgtcaacaaaatcgttgaaatgtcgttaactataatgacattttaatcttttttttatacaaagtgtgTTGACCTGCTATATTTCtctgtatttttaaaaaatccataattgaagatcaaaatgcatgtccttgtatttaaggacatttaaactgttttgttgatagaagacaaaaaatgatcatgtcgcAATAATACTAAGGTTAGAGATGAATgttatatatagaaaaataagaattaaaagtAGACTGAGACTTATAAATCTAAgataaaaaaatggaattaactctcgTAGGGGCTACTTTATACAGTACAAATAGTGGTTACTGGTTAGTAGCTTGTTTGTTGGGTAGAAAGATGATATCatatataaatgatataattCTGAACTAAAATGACTAAATAAAATcgttaaatgtttttttaaggtTATTAAAATATCTCAAGTGTGAACTCTTCTTCTTTTAACGAGATTTTCCAGGTGTCAACTCTTCTTGTGCCTATAAATACAGGAGGCATTGTCTCTCTTCAAACACACCAAGTCCAAGTGAGTAGCACACCacctttcttcttcctttcagTTCTTCAGCAAACATGGCGTACTCTACAAAAGCAGTTGCTGCTTCACTTCTTGTCTCCCTTCTCATCCTCCATCTCTCCAATGCCCAATTTGATCAGGTAGCCTATACTACCTTTCCATTTCTtcattaatctttttttttttttttaaataccgaACTCGAACTAACTTATGGTCTGATAACATCATTGTTACTGCTCTCGAAATTTGAACATTAATCTACTTTTATCACACTATTTTGATGAAATAACAGGCGGAGTTGAGCAATGCCCCAGCACCCAGCCCTAAACCTCAAGGCATAGGTAAAAATTAAACCCAAAATGGaattactagttttttttttttttttttgagagtttgttttatgatttttaaaattagtttttggggaaaaataaaataaattgcaGACTGCCCAGCAGCTTGTGGAGAAAGGTGCAAAAAGTCAAAGAGACCAAATCTGTGCAAGAGGTCTTGCGGGAGCTGCTGCAACACGTGCAAGTGCGTTCCACCTGGAACTTCTGGAAATTACGAGATCTGCCCCTGCTATTTTAATCTCAAAACCCACAACAACACCCGTAAATGcccttaaaattattaatattattccgCCCATCCTTATATTTCtatcataatttatattttgtgtCGTAATTAAATTTATggtgtaaatttagtcattaagTTATTATCAAAGTTAAATATGTCAAATCTAGAGACTAAATTTATATGACAATGAATGTATTTGTATCCATCGGAACTAAgagattaaaaatattatttatcccattattattgttgttgtggtGGTACTTAATTGTAACAAATAATGTATTGTCTTAGTCCAAAAAACAATTGGGATTTTACGTTTGTACCCATTTGTCATTAGCTCACTTGTTCCATTGTTGTTATTAATTATATCTTCATAATTTAAATTGGaaattataatttgattttggatttgtatttcttttaattaaaaattctctTTGAAATCTTGAGTCATCGTTAAGTCAATATATTAGTTAACTCTTTAATGATCTAATTACCGCAACTAACAAAGTAACAAGTCTTGGGGACAGtgtaatacatttaaaaaaaaaaacaagtgaaACGTACCATAGTTGAAATGCAATTAAgtatgataaaatattattcCCTCCACCACATCACAatttaagtttagtattattatataaaatttatatattaaaagactatttttgttataaaaaaacaatttaaaaaatattagaaaatactaaagaaaataactgaaaaaagagaaaaaatttgatttgattaataaatatggagtaataaatatgatatgtaaaatgggacaaatACTAGAGGAAGTAAcattttaaaagagttaatcATCAAAACTAACTATTTTAATTTGTCTAAATTCGCAATAATTATATAACTTTTACTACGTATGAtattatattaccaattaagacttgttgaatataaaatatactCCACACAAAATAGTAAACGTATAAACCtacattatcaatttaaattttaaattgaaagtttaaaacaaaacatttttttgTCCAATCACATGTTTTCTcaaccatattatcaatttaaattttaaattgaaagtttaaaaccAAACATTCTTTTTGTCCAATCACATGTTTTCTCAATCATACTAAGATATACTAAGACCTCCTGCTAAATTTAAAACATCCAAACCATCTCATCAACACCTCAAAAATACGAATTGTGAGACTTTATTTAACCATATCAGTTGGGACAAAACGTGTTGGTTCTTGCAATTAAGAATAATACTACACTCTACAAAAAAGAATAACACTACACTACTTTTTATCAACTAGAGTGTGACGTTAATTTCAACTAATAGAAAatgttgataaaaattaaacttgtgtttGAACCGATTAACTATAGACTCTGTAAGTCTGTATGGTCCTTTGTCAGTTCACAAAGAGGGATTTACCTACTGCAAACCATTGAGTAGTGGATGCGAGCTTCCCTCgtcacaaaaaatataacaataataaacttGTGAATTGTGACATtcagatacaaaaattatactctATCTACTCCGTCACTCTTTTGAGTGAaacttttttgtaaattaatgtGAAAGTGGATAGAGCCAAAACATTGATTGTACGTTACTACTATACTATGTTTTGAGaaagagtcacacttgtgtgaaaccgtctcacggatccttattcgtgagatgggtcaggtcgggtcgaagcaccatgcaaatgtcacacttatatgtgcaaatgtcatacttatatgctcaaatataatactaattaggaatacaatttttgttgcttataataagagaaaaagtattatattcacccgtataagtaacaaaatttttacgaaccctattacaatgcagtatctactTATAACAGATCCACTaggactcgaacccaccacctcccgtataaagggaaggatttgatgccactgCCCTACAAGGTACTTGGCAgaaattgtgtttttttaatttttggtaaaTGAATAGAGTGAAGAAGGGGCTGATTCCAGAAATGGAATGTTTGTTGTTGTGAAATGCGGCCCAAGCCCATAGAAATCCCAACGGCTAGTTGCCACGCCTCCCCGGAACGCTCTAACGGTCATCTTTTCGCCGTTCCAATTCCTATAAAACCTTTATCCAATCCCCCGTTTAAACATCTCTCTTATACTCTCTCTCTGATCATCTCCGCCTACCAGCAAATTGAATTTTCCGGCACCACATTTCAGTCAGAAAAGCCATTTTCTTGATCGGAAATTTGCAATGGAGACCCCATCATCAACCAGGAGATTAACCAGATCACAGGCCATGGCTGCCGCCGCTGCAAACACCACCACCGTCGTTTCAAGTGAGTCATCTTTGAGGCTAAATTTAATAATCCTTCTTCCCTAAATTCATTTTCTTGATTATGTgtttctgttttttcttttcctattgGGAATTGATCAGAGAAATTAGAAGAGTCTGAAAAGAAAGCAGCGGCGAAATCAAGAAACGGGAACGAGCAAGAAAGATCGGCGCTTTTTGATATCACGAACGATTCGCCGATAGTGGGGGTAGCAATGGGGAGTTTGGAGACTCCTTCTTCATCGGCCATGTCCAAGAAGAGAGCGATCATGAATGCGGTGTCGAAGCAGTTAAAAACCCCCGGTTCTGGAGAGGCGTTGTTGAGGGGTCAAGTGAAGACATTGTTGCAGAAAGTTGAAGAAGAAGCAGAGGTCTCAAAGCTCTCGGCAGAATACAGGCCTTTCCTTCATCTAAAAGGCGTCGTTAACAACTCTCCGACGGGGCTTCTTGCCCCAACTCCGGCCAACACTCCTCATCTCAGCCTCTCTGGGAATAATGGGTTGCCTTCATCTCCAGTTGAAGAAGAGTTTCTAATCCCTCAGGTAATCTTCAAGATCTTATTTTGACAATTAgaattttggggtttttttttttgtttcctgaTTTAAAAGTTGGGTTGATTGTCAGATGGTTGATGGGATTTGTGattggaagaaagaagaaatggaaatggaaatggaatcGGAGAAAAGCATGGTTACAAGGACACTGTTCTTGGATTTTAGTGAGAAATTGGAGAGTGAAAACAAAGAGAAGACAAGAGCGGGTGtagatgatgatgacgatgattCATCTGTATGGTCGATTCAGGTGAATGCTTCAAGCATCAGAGAcgaagacgaagaagaagaagaagaagaaggagaagaggaatGTGATGAGTActacgaagaagaagaagaagaagaggtatGTGATGGAGGATTGATGGATGAGCTATGTGAAGGAATAAGCAAGATGAGTGTGAAGTTCAGTGGGAAACACACACGATTTGTGTACAACAGTGATGGTGAGCTTGAAGGAGTGGTGGTGGAGgagaaagctgcttccctttgcATTTAAAGGACACCAGATCAGAGGGAAAACACCCTCGATTTGATTCTCTGAAGAAGAAAacttctttgtttgttttttggttgTGGCTATATTACTTTCTTACATCAACACCTCACCTCTCTTAAGGTGAGTTTTTGTTGATGAATGTTGGTGGTTTCTGTAATTGCACTTTCTGTAATGGCTATATTTCGCTTGCTTGCTTCAACTTAATCATTCCTTTTGTCCAGGAAAGAAAAtcattcttttaaaattaaggtctagtaattaaaatttgaaatgctTTTATAAAACCACAAATGTAGGTGTAGTGATTTGAAGTAAGAATGTTAAATTGCTAGAATGTAGATTACTGAAAATtgagtaataaaaataaactaaatataatatataataatttaacataaaatatataattaattaataattagaattaaaatggcaaaatttgtaaatatccAAAGTAATCTTAGATACCTAAGAAAGGTGGATTGTTATaccattgtggaccatggtccgaaACGAGCCGCGCATATGCGGTGTattataggtttttttttaaaaaaaaaaaaataataaaatataactgtaatttgaacaacaacaaaaacagtgacgaagaagcaagaacaaaaaacacacaagttcatcatatCACAAAAGCACACAGagaacataaatacacagaacatttgcctagaatacaaCACAGagaacataaatacacagaacatttgcctagaatacaaaAAACAGGGACgaagaagcaagaacaaaaaacacacaagttcatcatatCACAAAAGCACACAGagaacataaatacacagaacatttgcctagaatacacaaaagagaacataaatacacagaacatttgcctagaatacacaaaacatttgtctagaatacatagaatatttgacacaaaatatacggaactcatcttcctaacattcgaatgtacaaacacatcaaaacttgtgttaataacatgaatacacaaaacgattgcataaaatacacaaaatattgacacaaaatacacagaattcatcatcttaaacattcgaatgcataAACACATCACAaactgtgttactaacatgaataccctcttaaacattcgaatgcacaaacacatcacaatctatgttactaacatgaatacataaaacgattgcctagaatacacaaaactcatctcctaacattttggtatGGGCATTGTGCACCccacaatataaattgccaGAAAGGTAAGATCCTTCAAAACCTTGAGAATGTCGTATTccctttttttgaaaaacaaaccaAGACgaattaatcattaatcaaaTGTCCAATACAATCAGGAAACCATAAACGAGGACCAAACTGAGAATTAGTATCTCTAGCTAAAGCGTGAGCCAACTTATTTGCTGATCTAGAAATAAAACTGAACGACACAGAATCAAAATGTCGTTTAAGATTGAGACATTCTTGAAGAACACAGCCAGCATAAGATAAATTTGGGGAACCCGACTTCAATAATGAGCAAACCACTTGACAatccaaaaaaataatgatCTTCCGCCAATCGCAATCCTTAGCCCAGGAAAGAGCTTCCTTTACCGCTATAGCTTCGGCAAGATGGGGGTCGTGTAAATACCTGACTTTTGAACTTCTAGCCGCCAAGTAGTCGCCATTCCCTCATGAACAACAGCAGCGACATAATCATCCTCCTCACTGGGATTAACAGCTGCGTCAACATGAATGTGAATTAAGTCCCCAAGATCATTATCACCACTGACAGCCTGCAAAGAATTAACAGGGCCTTGGGTCTCATGCATAATAAACTCACTCCaggaaagaaataaagaagaagTCATATGTAAAACATTCCTAAAGTCCCAAGCTTTTCTGGTTCCATACCACAAGTCCAAATAGACCAGCACAACGCCACCACCTTGTGCATTAAATCTGGATTTGCTGACACCATGAGATGAGACAAGAAATCCTCAAAACAAACAATATCATCAAAAGCTTGAATAGCAAACTGGTTCTCCCATAAAATCTTTGTATGCTGACATTGAAGAAACAAATGCAGTGTTGATTCAGGGtaagaaaaacataaaagaCATGAGGGATCAAGACTTACACCACGACTAGCAAGAGTAGTGCGAACAGGGAGAATAGCTCTAGCACATCTCCAAAGAAAATTGACATACTTTGGAGGGATACAAAGCTTCCAGAGAGATGACCATGCACGAAATACCAACCCCTCCCCCGACATGACACCAGTAGCAAGCTTATAGCCAGCCTTAACAGTTTACATACCCCATATGTTATCATGCCAGCACCATTGATCATGTAAACCAGGTGAATGTCGTATTCCcttaaaaaaataagataacATTAACTAAACATAGAAATATAACCTTTAAAATGTCACATTCCTTTGGTTTATGAtgcataacttgaaccaaac of Ipomoea triloba cultivar NCNSP0323 chromosome 3, ASM357664v1 contains these proteins:
- the LOC116012013 gene encoding gibberellin-regulated protein 1-like, which translates into the protein MAYSTKAVAASLLVSLLILHLSNAQFDQAELSNAPAPSPKPQGIDCPAACGERCKKSKRPNLCKRSCGSCCNTCKCVPPGTSGNYEICPCYFNLKTHNNTRKCP
- the LOC116012012 gene encoding acidic leucine-rich nuclear phosphoprotein 32 family member C-like; the encoded protein is METPSSTRRLTRSQAMAAAAANTTTVVSKKLEESEKKAAAKSRNGNEQERSALFDITNDSPIVGVAMGSLETPSSSAMSKKRAIMNAVSKQLKTPGSGEALLRGQVKTLLQKVEEEAEVSKLSAEYRPFLHLKGVVNNSPTGLLAPTPANTPHLSLSGNNGLPSSPVEEEFLIPQMVDGICDWKKEEMEMEMESEKSMVTRTLFLDFSEKLESENKEKTRAGVDDDDDDSSVWSIQVNASSIRDEDEEEEEEEGEEECDEYYEEEEEEEVCDGGLMDELCEGISKMSVKFSGKHTRFVYNSDGELEGVVVEEKAASLCI
- the LOC116011810 gene encoding uncharacterized protein LOC116011810 isoform X2; this translates as MSGEGLVFRAWSSLWKLCIPPKYVNFLWRCARAILPVRTTLASRGHTKILWENQFAIQAFDDIVCFEDFLSHLMVSANPDLMHKVVALCWSIWTCGCQW
- the LOC116011810 gene encoding uncharacterized protein LOC116011810 isoform X1; protein product: MSGEGLVFRAWSSLWKLCIPPKYVNFLWRCARAILPVRTTLASRGHTKILWENQFAIQAFDDIVCFEDFLSHLMVSANPDLMHKVVALCWSIWTCGMEPEKLGTLGMFYI